From a single Eleginops maclovinus isolate JMC-PN-2008 ecotype Puerto Natales chromosome 20, JC_Emac_rtc_rv5, whole genome shotgun sequence genomic region:
- the LOC134882880 gene encoding high affinity choline transporter 1-like, translating to MAVHIPGLIMMVIFYLLVLGVGIWASVKSKKMEKNTNSGQLEVSFLANRRVSLAMGVFSMTATWVGGAFIIGVAESVYDPTKGLIWALIPLQMSVSFIIGGLFFAKPMRDNNYITMMDPFQKKYGKTLTAVLATVPFISELMWVPVTLISLGVTVSVFADLPLSLCIWISSAVAIIYTVLGGLYSIVFTDVVQLSLVFCSLWLCAPFVLASEVYTDITQTALNHTNQASWIGHIESDEVWRWIDNFLAMSVGNLAFQDFHQRTLSSSSTSTARMICFIAAGVVLLLGIPPVLIGAVAASTDWNSTTYGCPSPYERGEAAMVLPIILLHLTPTAIFVVGMGAIAGAAMSSTDSCLLAATAIFTTNIYKIIRHQASHRELQWVICVSIAVVGIVGTSLTYLDSSILAFWILSSDLTYTIMLPQLICVLFIRVSNGYGATTGYVVAIVMRVLCGEPVFNLPVILHFPGCTWKDDVYIQHWPFKTTCMLSALISIVIISYVASFLFNKNILPERWDVFKVKYQKTPADGEKAAARNENEPMLETGC from the exons ATGGCCGTCCATATACCAGGCCTGATAATGATGGTCATCTTCTACCTGCTGGTGTTGGGAGTCGGCATCTGGGCGTCTGTTAAATCgaaaaagatggagaaaaaTACCAACAGTGGACAGCTGGAAGTTTCTTTTCTGGCTAACCGGAGGGTGAGCTTGGCGATGGGAGTCTTCTCAATGACGG CTACTTGGGTTGGCGGTGCCTTTATCATTGGAGTTGCAGAGTCGGTTTATGACCCCACAAAGGGACTCATCTGGGCTCTTATTCCTCTGCAAATGTCAGTTTCCTTTATTATTG GTGGACTGTTCTTTGCAAAGCCAATGCGGGACAATAACTACATCACCATGATGGATCCATTTCAGAAGAAGTATGGGAAAACTCTGACCGCAGTCCTTGCCACTGTCCCATTCATCAGCGAACTGATGTGGGTTCCAGTCACATTGATATCCTTGG GGGTTACTGTTAGCGTTTTCGCAGATCTACCTTTGAGTCTTTGCATCTGGATCTCCTCTGCAGTAGCTATCATCTACACTGTTCTTGGAGGACTCTATTCGATAGTTTTCACCGATGTCGTGCAGCTGTCATTGGTATTTTGTAGCTTG TGGCTGTGTGCCCCCTTTGTTCTGGCTAGTGAAGTTTATACTGACATCACTCAAACAGCTCTCAACCACACCAATCAGGCCTCCTGGATTGGCCACATTGAGTCTGATGAAGTGTGGAGATGGATTGATAATTTCCTAGCAATG AGTGTTGGAAATCTGGCATTTCAAGACTTCCACCAAAGGACTCTTTCATCCAGCTCCACGTCTACAGCTAGGATGATCTGTTTTATAGCGGCAGGTGTCGTCCTCCTTCTTGGAATTCCACCTGTGCTGATCGGTGCTGTTGCAGCCTCAACCG ACTGGAACTCCACCACATATGGTTGTCCTTCTCCGTATGAGCGAGGAGAGGCGGCCATGGTGTTGCCCATAATCCTTCTGCATCTTACCCCAACGGCCATTTTTGTTGTTGGCATGGGAGCCATCGCCGGTGCAGCAATGTCTTCCACTGACTCGTGCCTGTTGGCAGCAACCGCCATCTTCACCACCAACATCTACAAGATCATCAGACATCAG GCATCgcacagagagctgcagtgGGTGATTTGCGTCTCCATAGCGGTGGTAGGGATTGTGGGAACTTCCCTCACCTACCTGGACAGCAGCATCTTGGCTTTCTGGATCCTGAGCTCAGATCTGACTTACACCATAATGCTCCCGCAACTCATCTGCGTCCTCTTCATCAGGGTTTCCAACGGCTACGGGGCCACTACAGGCTATGTCGTTGCTATTGTGATGAGAGTTTTGTGTGGAGAACCCGTGTTCAATCTTCCTGTCATCCTGCATTTCCCAGGTTGCACTTGGAAGGACGATGTTTACATTCAGCACTGGCCTTTTAAGACTACTTGCATGCTGTCTGCTTTGATCTCCATTGTGATAATTTCCTATGTGGCTTCATTCCTGTTCAACAAGAATATCCTTCCTGAGAGGTGGGACGTGTTCAAGGTGAAATACCAGAAAACACCAGCAGATGGAGAAAAGGCTGCTGCTCGTAATGAAAATGAACCAATGCTTGAAACAGGTTGCtaa